The Loxodonta africana isolate mLoxAfr1 chromosome 1, mLoxAfr1.hap2, whole genome shotgun sequence genomic sequence CTTCCCCAAGGGATTGACATGGCCCTAATACCCTATCAGGGTTTAGgcttttccttttttggttttgtcatcatttcttatttaggtactctgattttttttcttgcttcttttGTTCCTGGTTACTCTGTTCCACCTATAGGCTTTCTCTTCAGAGGAATACTTGCCAACCCCAACAAAAAAACACTAATTGTTGTAAATGCTAGTTTGGTTTGAATAACTCTTCATGACTTGCAAATTTGCTCAATTCTTTTATAGGAGGGACCATTAAGACCTGTTCTTGAATACATTGACCTGGTCAGCAGCGATGATGAAGAGCCTAGTACCTCTCATAGTGATGTAAGTACATTgaatttgttttgcatttctttaCTTCTGTCATTTAAGAGGCATTCTCTAGAGAGTTATCAGGCCATTGATGGCGGTGTTTAGGAGCTGTAGTTTTAGACAGTGGCCCATTTCTGCTAAAATGGTAGCCCAAGGAATCCTTCGCCCAGAACAACTCCCACTTCCAGTTTTGTTCCTCTACTTTAGTGAAGATGTGAAAGGATAACCCAGAGCAGGGAAGTTCTAAGCCCTGGAGGTGATAACggataaaaaggaaatggaataaaAACTGCAAGCATTTTGCCTCTTCTTgccctcttttcctttctctcctcaGGTGCTCTAAGAACTGGATCCTTTTTTCCCAGCACCACATGCCACAGAATATGTGTTTTATCTTGGAAAGATATGTGGAAATCCTTTAGGAAATGGAAAGTAGGGGAAGGGTTTATAAGTGATTTATTACTTCAATCATCGTACCTTCTAAACTCCTCTGTTCCCCATGTTTGGCATTATTTCTCTTACCTGTGGCTTATTGGTCATGGGTTTGTCCCCTTAAACCAATATTTCCTTTTCTATGAGAATCAAACTAGCTGATCCCTTTGTAGCAGTCTTGCCTTTCCTGTTGTCTTTGTCTTAGTCCAGGTTCAGTCTATTAATGGACCGTTTTCTTCCCAGATTAGAATATACCTGGCTTTTGTCCAAGGTGGCCAGAAAGCTTCTTTTATGATATAGGGGATCAAGACTTGGATTTGGAATCAAAATACTTGAGTTTGAGTCCCAGCTTTACTGCTTACTAGTTCTGTGGCTTTGGATAAGTTAATCTTTTAACCTCTTTCTTCATCAAACGAGAAtcatacctacctcacagggttgttgtgaggatgaaatgaggtaACAAGTATGTAAGCTCCTTGTGAACACTAACCATAAAGACTACTGTTATCATAGGGAGTGATTGACAGGGCCTTTTAAAAGCGGCATAAAAGTGACTGCAGTGGGAGGAGGCATTAAATTTTTTCTCTCTCAGTGAACTTTTTCCCAAGTTCTCTCTACCGTCATTAATTTCTACTTGCTGATTTACATATgttcaatgggattttttttccccttaattgtTGTCACCAGTGGTTTTATTACTTCTTCTCATCACAGCATGGGACTAGGCAGCAGGCTAGGATGGTACCACTTATACTGGGCATGTTTTTACTCTCTGCTTTTTCATAGACAGAGTCCCAGATTAATGCCACCAGTTGGTTTTGGGGCTTTTGGGGTAGTAAAGCTTGTGTTTGACTTTTGTGATCTTCTTGCTGACACTGGTGGATTAGATCTTTCATTGttaattataatatttaaaaaattgaattctGCTTACTGGACATGCATCTTTCCACTTGAAAGTTAACATATTAAAaagcatattttttttcttccttggttTCCTTGTTCATGTGGATAACCCAGAGAATGCCTGAGTCTAAGGTGCCATCCTCTGAGAATCATCGCCCAGAAATGTGCTCTAGCTGCAGTGTTCCTCTTTCCATTGGAGACAGCAGCTCCTCCTCTGGGAGTTGCTCCAGCAGTCCACAAAGGATAGTTTCTCAACCTTCCTCTGTTGAGAACCCATTGGAGAACCAGAAAAATGACCAAAGTAATTCAGATATTAAGATCTCTGAGACAGAGACACCTAAACCATCACAAAGTATTGAGACTCTGCCTTCATGTCCACTTCTGGTCCCCCGAGAATCTTTGGCTTCTTTGGAGGTCAAGGAGGATTTACTTAGAGAGTCTTCTTCAAGTTCACAGCAAGGACAGGATGCCATCCTCTATCTTCAGACACAAGTGGCCGAGATGTCCCGAGTAATACGTGATCTACAGTCCAGGAGCTGTTTTAGATTTCATCATTCTAGGCCAAGCGAGAACTCCTCTCTTCCTTGGGACATTTCCACCTCTAAGGAGGAAAATTTATCCACAGTTGATGAAGAGGCTGACTGCAAATCCCCCTCTGCTGATGACAAAGGGCAGCCCTCTGATCCCAGCCAGTCTAGTTTCACAGGTCTTTTGAAGAGAATGGAACAAAGAGGTGTTATAAAGAGGGTAACATTACAACCTGAAGCGGAATCATGTGAAGGGAAGCCTGATTGTGTGACCTCTAAGAAACGTTTAGTTCCTCCATTGCATCCTCTTCTGAGAATTGCTACCACTGAGGTTTTTAAAGATCCTGCTGATTGCCATCC encodes the following:
- the ZNF451 gene encoding E3 SUMO-protein ligase ZNF451 isoform X9 — encoded protein: MGDPGSEIIESVLPAEPEAPESTADENEDDIQFVSEGPLRPVLEYIDLVSSDDEEPSTSHSDRMPESKVPSSENHRPEMCSSCSVPLSIGDSSSSSGSCSSSPQRIVSQPSSVENPLENQKNDQSNSDIKISETETPKPSQSIETLPSCPLLVPRESLASLEVKEDLLRESSSSSQQGQDAILYLQTQVAEMSRVIRDLQSRSCFRFHHSRPSENSSLPWDISTSKEENLSTVDEEADCKSPSADDKGQPSDPSQSSFTGLLKRMEQRGVIKRVTLQPEAESCEGKPDCVTSKKRLVPPLHPLLRIATTEVFKDPADCHPSSFMGHRVYPVAKDTSPFQPNPPAEGPIVEALEHSKRGNTASPLDSTSKEMEVMGCRFYHAASIAARAASYMAYMTQYQRKLWEDMEDLVHDPEFDRGKARCIISDGMDAGLWQLCTTRDIMDSVVRVMAMAIDYRRQAWLRLTSLTRKTQEKISHLPFDGASLFGQDVNAVVAEENSIKENDYKDHNRYSNQHRYFYSHDQKAHYHNRGYSKGDWYKPRNHPYRYRKKGDSPERHGYKN